From a region of the Triticum aestivum cultivar Chinese Spring chromosome 7D, IWGSC CS RefSeq v2.1, whole genome shotgun sequence genome:
- the LOC123170531 gene encoding heavy metal-associated isoprenylated plant protein 26-like has protein sequence MGFLEALSGLCRSCPAPLTRGHLQKGRQLETVEMKVRIDCEGCVSKIRKTLEGMDGVTGVDVVPRENRVTVTGYVDAAKVMRRVARKTGKRVEPWPYVPYDVVAHPYAPGAYDRRAPAGYVRDVMANPGGANASFVRATSTETRYTGAFSDENPNAACAIM, from the coding sequence ATGGGCTTCCTGGAGGCCCTGTCGGGGCTGTGCCGCTCGTGCCCGGCCCCCCTCACGCGCGGCCACCTGCAGAAGGGGCGGCAGCTGGAGACGGTGGAGATGAAGGTCCGGATCGACTGCGAGGGCTGCGTGAGCAAGATCCGCAAGACGCTGGAGGGGATGGACGGCGTCACCGGCGTCGACGTTGTCCCCAGGGAGAACAGGGTGACCGTCACCGGCTACGTCGACGCCGCCAAGGTGATGCGCCGCGTCGCGCGCAAGACCGGCAAGCGCGTCGAGCCGTGGCCCTACGTGCCCTACGACGTCGTCGCGCACCCCTACGCGCCCGGCGCCTACGACAGGAGGGCGCCCGCCGGGTACGTGCGCGACGTCATGGCCAACCCCGGCGGCGCGAATGCGTCCTTCGTGCGCGCCACGTCCACGGAGACTAGGTACACCGGGGCTTTCTCCGACGAGAACCCCAACGCGGCGTGCGCGATCATGTAG